CGTTACCAATTACAAATTGACCCTTCTTTGGTAGAAGCTTCACTGAATAATATTGCCGTTGCCTTTTGATGACCTTTGGACAACGTGATAGTGCCTTGGTTTATGCCATGAGAGCCATAGAAGTGCAGGAAAAAACATAAAGATTATCAAACTTCCTGATAGTGGCCCTTATGAAATGGTGGGAGACATTTATAAATATGATAAAAAATATGATAAGGCTATTGAATACTATTTGAGAGGTCAGCAATTGGCCACAAAATATGACAATATAAAAAATGTTGCGATATCGGAAAATAGTATTGGCAATATTTACGATTTAAAAAACAACCTCAAGAAGCCATAAACACTACAAAAGGCCCCTGGAATTGGCTGAAACCGAAAAGTATTTGCTTTTACAAACCGATGCTTTGTCCAACCTGGGCCGTATGTACACACACAATTGAAAAACTATCCCGAGGCTCTGAAGTATTTAAATAAAAACCTTGAAATATGTAAAGTTGCCGAATCTGCCAACGCTTTGAGCACGGCTTATTTGGCATTGGGAGATGTTTATATGATGCAGAAAAATATGCTCAGGCTGAAAATATTTGAAAGAAGCCCATAAACTTATCGATCAAATTGAGGATATTTTAGACAAAAAGCAACAGTATCTGCCCTGGTTGATTTTTTATGCTGAAACCGGCGATTTCAAGAATGCTTACAAGTTTTCAGTGCAGGAAAAACAATATGCAGATTCTTTGGCGGCTCAAAATTCCGAACAATTGCGTCAGGATTTGATATCAAAGTATGAAAGTGACAAAAAGAAGAACAGATAAAAAGTATTGCAGGAGGAGCAAAAAAACGCTGCCTTTAGACCAAAATACCTGGATTTTCGGTGCCATATTCGGCATTTTGCTGGTTGGTTTTGCATTTGCTTATGTGGTTTCCAGAAACCGTCTGAAACAATTGCAGGCCTCGCAAAAACTCCGCAATCAAATAGCCGCAGACCTACACGATGAGATTGGAAGTACGCTGAGCAGTATTTCTATACTTTCAGAGTTGGTGGCATTTCAACAAAAGGAGCAATTTAATCCTGAAATCATGTCTCAGGTAAGCAATGATGCCAGAAATGTAATTGAAAAAATGGATGAGATCATCTGGACCATCAACCCCGACAATGATGAGTTTTATAATCTCGAAACCCGGCTAAAATCCTATGCTATTCCCATGTTGGAGTCCAAAGACATTGATTTCAAATTTGATTTTTCACCTGAGCTTGAAAGTGTCAAAATAGATATGGGCATACGTAGGGACATCTATTTGATACTGAAAGAAGCCATAAATAATTTGGTAAAATATAGCGAAACTAAAAGTGCTCACATTGAGGGAAGAGTTGCAGGTAACAAATTAATATTCAAAATTATAGACAAAGGAATTGGCTTTGATATAAAAGAACATACGGATAGAAATGGTCGGAAAAATATGCACAGCCGGGCGAAGAAAATTGATGCTGATCTGGACATTCAAAGTGAAGTTGAAAGGAACTGAAGTTATTTTGTCCATAAAGTTCTGAACATAAAAACCATATATATATCTGATTGCTTACTTAAAAAATAGTATTCACTTTGCCTTTATTAAAAATGAGCCAAAACGTGATCAAAGTAGCATTGTGCGAAGACAACCTTACCCTTAGAACCAGTTTGGCCCATTTGCTGCAAAATTCGGAGGAGTTTGAATTCCTCGGGGCTTATGAATCACCAATTGAAATTCTTCAGCATTGTAAAAATGCACTTTCAGACGTGATTCTGATGGATGTAGATATGCCTCAAATGAATGGCATAGAGGCCACCAAATTGGTAAAAGAGCAATATGAAAATGTAAATATTTTGATTTTGACGGTTTTTGAAGACCGCGACAAGCTTTTCAGTGCATTACAAGCCGGAGCTTCGGGCTATTTGCTCAAAAAATCCAAAATAATAGAGATCATTGAGGCCATTCATGAGATTTACAATGGGGGCTCACCCATGACGCCGGCTATAGCCCGAAAAGTTCTTGAGTTTTTTGCACAGCCTAAAGTCGTTAAGAATACAGAAAACAACCTATCAGACCGTGAACTGGACATTTTGAAATGTCTCGTTGACGGCGACTCTTACAAAATGATAGCTTCAAATTGTTATATAAGTATGGGTACGGTGCGTAGCCATATTAATAATATATACAAAAAACTACATGTAAATTCAAAGTCTGAGGCGGTGGTGAAAGCTTTGATGGACAAGTTGATTTAGCTAAAAACCATATATTTATCCGATTGACGAGCATGGATGGTTTACGGAATTTTGTACCGAAACCAATCAAACTTGTTAGCCATGAAGAAGATTTTGTTTGCTTTATTAATTTCTAATTTCTGTT
This portion of the Cytophagaceae bacterium genome encodes:
- a CDS encoding response regulator transcription factor yields the protein MIKVALCEDNLTLRTSLAHLLQNSEEFEFLGAYESPIEILQHCKNALSDVILMDVDMPQMNGIEATKLVKEQYENVNILILTVFEDRDKLFSALQAGASGYLLKKSKIIEIIEAIHEIYNGGSPMTPAIARKVLEFFAQPKVVKNTENNLSDRELDILKCLVDGDSYKMIASNCYISMGTVRSHINNIYKKLHVNSKSEAVVKALMDKLI